From Pseudopipra pipra isolate bDixPip1 chromosome 9, bDixPip1.hap1, whole genome shotgun sequence, a single genomic window includes:
- the TMEM61 gene encoding transmembrane protein 61 — protein sequence MAAASFRYGLTITGAVLLVTGTLCFAWWSDGEVGSSAGSGTRLLPPREAEAVPSSSSSSALLRSVSFFCCGIGGILLLFGLLWSVKANTRVVSRRYQYHFPRDLQYFTAEPPEKWNCSNWDASAIPTYEEALTCRPAHGALAYVQPPRRKEDLTPPLYHYLEEDESWQGGRRRSSSDSALFRPSPSWLETLHPEEPQATPPPSYENINVRGV from the exons ATGGCAGCTGCCTCTTTCCGCTATGGCCTGACCATCACCGGGGCCGTGCTGCTGGTGACGGGAACGCTGTGCTTTGCCTGGTGGAGTGACGGGGAGGTCGGCTCATCGGCTGGCAGCGGGACTCGCCTCCTGCCTCCCCGGGAAGCCGAGGCagttcccagctcctcctcctccagcgcCCTGCTCCGCTCCGTCAGCTTCTTCTGCTGTGGTATTGGtggcatcctcctcctcttcggCCTCCTCTGGTCCGTGAAAGCCAACACCAGGGTGGTCTCCCGCCGCTACCAGTACCATTTCCCCAGGGACCTGCAGTACTTCACCGCGGAGCCCCCGGAGAAGTGGAACTGCAG CAACTGGGATGCCAGTGCCATCCCCACCTACGAAGAAGCCCTGACCTGCAGACCTGCCCACGGTGCCCTGGCCTATGTCCAGCCCCCGAGGAGGAAGGAGGATCTCACGCCACCCCTGTACCACTACCTGGAGGAGGATGAGAGCTGGCAGGGTGGCCGCCGGCGCAGCTCCTCCGACAGCGCCTTGTTCCGCCCCAGCCCATCCTGGCTGGAGACCCTGCACCCCGAGGAGCCGCAGGCAACACCTCCCCCCAGCTATGAAAACATCAATGTCCGAGGGGTCTGA
- the BSND gene encoding barttin, with translation MAEEKTFRYGFIILGFFLVMTGIFIMSVEKPHIYITFCVLGVLLVAVGITWSICQCYPKITFIPVDPEAERILDHKPTVLPQKDIGLVAPCPDQEATSTYEKSLPSYEQIQRQAMGSTPLPPTAQPRSLSCSQSAVQAKAEVHRELGGAGHPSQDLTPHLETVAGSCPPRPAPGDAPLASLLEEMDTPSLEGSMPGTPTPQSRTLPSTARSDCTPTSSPVRGQHSGSPHKGAGEEDDLYYGLQEEPDALLKDSDCVFEPEN, from the exons ATGGCAGAGGAGAAGACCTTCCGTTACGGGTTCATCATCTTGGGTTTCTTCCTGGTGATGACGGGAATTTTCATCATGAGTGTGGAAAAGCCCCACATCTACATCACCTTCTGCGTCCTGGGTGTGCTGCTCGTAGCCGTGGGCATCACCTGGAGCATATGCCAGTGCTACCCAAAG atAACATTCATTCCTGTGGACCCTGAGGCTGAGCGGATCCTGGACCACAAACCCACGGTGCTGCCACAGAAGGACATCGG CTTGGTTGCTCCCTGCCCTGACCAAGAGGCCACCAGCACCTATGAGAAGAGCCTGCCATCCTATGAGCAGATCCAGAGGCAGGCAATGGGCTCAACTCCACTCCCACCCACGGCACAGCCCAGatctctcagctgctcccagtcaGCTGTGCAGGCCAAAGCAGAGGTCCACCGGGAGCTGGGGGGTGCTGGACACCCCTCACAAGACCTGACACCTCATCTGGAAACAGTGGCAGGCAGCTG cccccctcGCCCGGCGCCGGGGGATGCACCGCTGGCATCCCTCCTGGAGGAGATGGACACGCCGTCACTGGAGGGCTCCATGCCTGGCACCCCCACGCCACAGAGCCGGACCCTGCCATCCACTGCTCGCTCTGACTGCACCCCGACCAGCTCCCCGGTGCGGGGACAGCACTCCGGATCCCCCCACAAAGGCGCTGGGGAGGAGGATGACCTTTATTATGGGCTCCAAGAGGAGCCGGATGCTCTGCTCAAGGACAGCGACTGCGTTTTTGAGCCTGAAAACTGA
- the PCSK9 gene encoding proprotein convertase subtilisin/kexin type 9 yields MSPRGLVLAVVLALAEELGLTLGAAEGGAAAVGGAPPGPAAFHRAAKASWRLPGRYVVVLQEGSSGAEVRGTARRLRARAARRGHLTELLHVFHLLPAFLVRMSGDVLDMVLKLPHVKYIEEDAYVFAQSIPWNLGRIVPLQPNSSTYSPPNKGELVEIYLLDTSVESTHREIEGRVFVTGFESVPEEDSTHFHGQASKCNSHGTHVAGVLNGRDAGVATGANVHSFRVLNCQGKGTVSRTLMALEFIKMRLEAQPYVPLVVVLPLAGAHSRVLNAGCRRVAQDGVVIVAAAGNYKDDACLYSPASEPEVITVGATNSEDQPASIGILGTNFGRCVDLFAPGDDIIGASSDCSTCFTAQSGTSQAAAHVAGLAAMLLSAEPQLSLAELRQRLLHFSTKNVMDMTWFPEDQRLQTPNSVAGLPTQLGAEEQQLYCRSVWSGLTWHAPAVARCASTEEMLSCSSFSHSSRQLGQHMEDKDGQKHCVAHNAFQGQGVYAIARCCTWPRAKCWINTSSSAAEGANCSPQDHVLTGCSFHSPSMALGDGGRPVMGLRSRPSRCAGRRKVVAHALCCPAASLECQVKEHTSLGSEEKVTVSCDGGWTLTGCNAHSQSPGTTRAYATDNTCVAAGVPGTSMAVAIATCCRSRQ; encoded by the exons ATGTCCCCACGGGGACTGGTGCTGGCCGTGGTGCTGGCGCTGGCGGAGGAGCTGGGGCTGACGCTGGGGGCGGCAGAGGGGGGGGCAGCCGCCGTCGGGGGCGCCCCACCGGGACCCGCCGCTTTCCATCGCGCCGCCAAG GCGTCGTGGAGGCTGCCCGGGCGCTACGTGGTGGTGTTGCAGGAGGGCAGCAGTGGGGCCGAGGTGCGGGGCACGGCGCGACGTCTGCGAGCCCGGGCGGCTCGGCGGGGACACCTGACCGAGCTGCTGCACGTCTTCCacctcctgcctgccttcctggtGAGGATGAGCGGCGACGTCCTGGACATG GTGTTGAAGCTGCCACATGTGAAGTACATTGAGGAGGATGCCTATGTCTTCGCCCAGAGCATTCCCTGGAACCTGGGCAGGATCGTGCCACTACAGCCCAACTCAAGCACCTACAGCCCTCCCA ATAAAGGTGAGCTTGTGGAGATTTATCTGCTGGACACCAGCGTGGAGAGCACCCACCGGGAGATCGAGGGTAGGGTGTTTGTGACTGGCTTCGAGAGTGTCCCTGAGGAGGACAGCACCCACTTCCACGGGCAG GCCAGCAAGTGCAACAGCCATGGGACCCACGTAGCCGGGGTGCTGAATGGGCGTGACGCCGGCGTGGCCACGGGCGCCAACGTTCACAGCTTCCGAGTGCTGAACTGCCAGGGGAAGGGCACCGTCAGCAGGACCCTCATGG CCCTGGAGTTCATCAAGATGAGGCTGGAGGCTCAGCCCTATGTGCCCCTGGTGGTGGTGCTGCCCTTGGCCGGTGCCCACAGCCGTGTGCTGAATGCTGGCTGTCGGCGCGTGGCTCAGGACGGGGTGGTGATTGTTGCGGCTGCTGGCAACTACAAGGACGATGCCTGTCTCTACTCACCTGCGTCTGAGCCGGAG GTCATCACCGTCGGTGCCACCAACAGTGAGGACCAACCTGCCTCCATCGGCATCCTGGGCACCAACTTTGGCCGCTGTGTGGACCTGTTTGCCCCAGGGGATGACATTATTGGTGCCTCCAGTGACTGCAGCACGTGCTTCACAGCACAGAGTGGGACCTCGCAGGCAGCTGCGCATGTGGCAG GCCTTGCTGCCATGCTGCTTAGCGCTGAACCCCAGCTGAGCCTCGCCGAGCTCCGGCAGCGCCTCTTGCACTTCTCCACCAAGAATGTCATGGACATGACGTGGTTCCCAGAGGACCAGAGGCTCCAGACACCGAACAGTGTGGCTGGGCTGCCCACACAGCTGGGTGCAG aggagcagcagctgtaCTGTCGTTCGGTGTGGTCGGGGCTCACCTGGCATGCCCCGGCTGTGGCTCGCTGTGCCAGCACCGAGGAGatgctcagctgctccagcttctcccacagcagcaggcagctggGGCAGCACATGGAG GACAAGGATGGGCAGAAGCACTGCGTGGCTCACAACGCTTTCCAGGGCCAGGGAGTCTACGCCATTGCCAGGTGCTGCACATGGCCCAGGGCCAAGTGCTGGATCAACACCAGCTCCTCAGCGGCTGAGGGGGCCAACTGCTCCCCACAGGACCACGTGCTGACTG GGTGCAGTTTCCACTCTCCCTCCATGGCACTGGGTGATGGTGGCAGACCTGTCATGGGGCTGAGGAGCAGGCCCAGCCgctgtgcaggcaggagaaAGGTAGTGGCACATGCCTTGTGCTGCCCCGCTGCCAGTCTCGAGTGCCAAGTGAAGGAACACACATCCCTGGGCTCTGAGGAGAAG GTGACGGTGTCCTGTGACGGCGGCTGGACACTGACGGGCTGTAATGCCCATTCCCAGAGCCCGGGCACCACGAGAGCCTATGCCACGGACAACACCTGCGTGGCAGCTGGTGTTCCTGGCACCAGCATGGCTGTGGCCATTGCCACTTGCTGCCGGAGCCGGCAGTAG